From a region of the Arachis ipaensis cultivar K30076 chromosome B09, Araip1.1, whole genome shotgun sequence genome:
- the LOC110266702 gene encoding serine/threonine-protein phosphatase 7 long form homolog, which yields MIRSAGRWPRGTLVRLLYFNLTYLSPCTLLMYYKSVTHLISHNTHVSCRWSGYNPSGSEKGPRVQMWRLRIDMLQDRDFIWMPYSLLEVLQVVHPEVLEPRHTVLWRSVTSLIYFAVIEWHQIDRVLPQFGGVHPRPHPALNIDFLMSKDGRSGDRSFPYALQSWHFHRGRLEITSLVYQPMTRPFRRVRHGLVRGRCFQTSLHQMGLMRTLAGHIF from the exons ATGATACGTTCAGCTGGCCGTTGGCCTCGAGGTACTTTAGTCAGGCTTCTCTATTTCAATTTAACATATCTAAGTCCATGTACGCTTCTAATGTATTACAAATCTGTCACACATTTAATTAGCCATAACACCCATGTGAGttgcaggtggtcaggttacaacCCTTCCGGTAGCGAGAAGGGTCCTAGAGTGCAGATGTGGAGACTGAGAATAGACATGTTACAGGACAGGGAT TTTATCTGGATGCCGTATAGCTTGCTCGAGGTACTGCAGGTTGTGCATCCGGAGGTGTTGGAGCCTCGGCATACGGTGTTGTGGCGGTCTGTGACGTCACTGATATACTTTGccgtcatagagtggcatcagatagaTAGGGTTCTACCGCAGTTCGGCGGAGTCCATCCCCGTCCGCATCCCGCCCTGAACATTGACTTTCTGATGTCGAAAGACGGTAGAAGCGGTGATCGTTCGTTCCCGTATGCTTTGCAGTCATGGCATTTTCATCGGGGCCGCTTGGAGATTACTTCGTTGGTGTACCAGCCCATGACCAGACCCTTCAGGAGAGTACGCCATGGGTTAGTCCGGGGTCGATGTTTTCAGACTTCCTTGCATCAGATGGGCTTGATGCGGACTTTGGCGGGTCACATTTTTTAG